One window of Ziziphus jujuba cultivar Dongzao chromosome 5, ASM3175591v1 genomic DNA carries:
- the LOC107420955 gene encoding 2,3-bisphosphoglycerate-dependent phosphoglycerate mutase 1: protein MAAAVFHQAIGTSQSLGHRNNSGRHQEIGNGSTKLIFKGSNVELGLSKKECKRSSLRIQASSSQTSVADPVLSPSNKNTKEPRKKSNEAALILIRHGESLWNEKNLFTGCVDVPLTKKGVEEAIEAGKRISNIPVDMIYTSALIRAQMTAMLAMTQHRRRKVPIIIHNESEQARSWSQIFSEDTKRQSIPVIAAWQLNERMYGELQGLNKQETADRYGKEQVHEWRRSYDIPPPNGESLEMCAQRAVAYFKDQIEPQLLSGKNVMIAAHGNSLRSIIMYLDKLTSQEVISLELSTGLPMLYIFKEGKFIRRGSPVGPTEAGVYAYTRNLALYRQKLDEMLH, encoded by the exons ATGGCTGCTGCAGTATTTCATCAAGCCATTGGGACTTCTCAGTCCCTGGGACATAGAAATAACTCAGGCCGTCATCAAGAAATTGGGAATGGTTCAACGAAGTTGATTTTCAAAGGTTCCAATGTCGAACTTGGACTGTCAAAAAAAGAATGTAAACGCTCTAGCCTTAGGATTCAAGCCTCAAGTTCTCAAACTTCAGTTGCTGATCCAGTTTTGTCCCCCTCAAATAAGAATACCAAAGAACCTCGGAAGAAATCTA ATGAAGCAGCTCTAATCCTGATAAGGCATGGTGAGTCATTGTGGAACGAAAAGAACCTATTCACAGGCTGTGTTGATGTACCACTGACCAAAAAGGGTGTAGAAGAGGCTATTGAAGCTGGAAAGAGAATTAGTAATATACCTGTTGACATGATATATACATCTGCATTGATCCGTGCACAGATGACTGCCATGCTTGCCATGACGCAGCATCGTCGTAGGAAG GTGCCTATCATTATACATAATGAGAGTGAACAGGCAAGGTCATGGAGTCAAATTTTTAGTGAAGACACCAAACGCCAGTCCATTCCAGTCATTGCAGCTTGGCAATTGAATGAAAGAAT GTATGGGGAATTGCAAGGTCTCAATAAGCAGGAAACTGCAGATAGATATGGGAAGGAACAAGTTCATGAATGGCGTCGGAGTTATGACATACCACCTCCCAATGGCGAGAGCTTGGAAATGTGTGCTCAAAGAGCTGTTGCTTATTTTAAAGATCAA ATTGAACCCCAACTTCTATCTGGAAAGAACGTGATGATTGCTGCCCATGGGAATTCATTGAGGTCTATCATTATGTATCTTGACAAACTAACATCCCAAGAG GTTATCAGTCTAGAACTATCAACTGGACTACCTATGCTTTACATTTTCAAAGAGGGTAAATTCATTAGGAGGGGAAGTCCTGTGGGACCTACTGAAGCTGGGGTGTATGCTTATACTAGG AATCTGGCTCTTTACAGGCAGAAGTTAGACGAGATGCTTCATTAA
- the LOC107420973 gene encoding pollen-specific protein C13 has translation MAKLVLLLALCILPALALATRPLRKPLIVQGRVYCDTCLAGFETSASNYIAGAKVRLECKNRNTMQLLYSKGGTTDSTGTYKITVTEDHEDQLCDAFLVSSPQGDCAKVSPGRERARVILTNYNGMASETRFANAMGFTKEEPAAGCANVLKQYQEFDNDD, from the exons ATGGCGAAACTGGTTCTGCTTCTAGCTCTTTGCATTCTTCCGGCTTTGGCGCTCGCTACTCGCCCCCTCAGAAAGCCATTGATTGTACAAGGACGAGTTTACTGTGATACCTGCCTTGCCGGTttcgagacctccgcttccaacTACATCGCTG GTGCCAAGGTTAGATTGGAATGCAAAAACAGAAACACAATGCAGCTCTTGTACAGCAAGGGGGGGACAACTGACTCTACCGGAACTTACAAGATCACCGTAACCGAAGACCATGAGGACCAGCTCTGTGATGCTTTTCTTGTTAGCAGCCCACAAGGTGACTGTGCAAAAGTATCCCCCGGACGTGAACGTGCCCGTGTCATCCTTACCAACTACAATGGGATGGCATCTGAAACTCGCTTTGCCAATGCTATGGGATTTACCAAGGAGGAGCCTGCTGCTGGCTGTGCTAATGTTCTCAAGCAGTACCAGGAGTTTGACAATGATGATTAG